In Mytilus edulis chromosome 6, xbMytEdul2.2, whole genome shotgun sequence, the following proteins share a genomic window:
- the LOC139526344 gene encoding putative leucine-rich repeat-containing protein DDB_G0290503: protein MESFLSSIYTVCKTHESSLEIYCPNHDEPCCSNCASVKHSDCIGLKSIQNVVTTFRKSDYLNDINGRFEVLVNNIDKIRDNRLRNKKEIVEQSAESRCDIKNIRKEINAHLDSLECYLSIKSDEIVEAEKENLDSVLKELEEEKIKMCELRKNFSELKTFGSDLQVYMSSRKVDEIMQAAEEKNKSLIGLERMFDSSLQFKLQPNIKEKLFDLVDVFLKKEKCSFTLESSDLNYRCFQVDRA, encoded by the coding sequence ATGGAGTCCTTTCTTTCATCCATTTACACAGTTTGCAAAACTCACGAGAGTTCGCTTGAGATATATTGTCCAAACCATGACGAGCCTTGCTGTTCAAATTGTGCTTCTGTGAAACATTCGGATTGCATTGGTTTGAAGTCTATACAAAATGTCGTGACAACATTTAGGAAGTCAGATTATTTGAATGATATTAACGGGAGGTTTGAAGTTTTAGTGAACAATATTGACAAAATACGAGATAATCGTTTACGAAATAAGAAGGAAATTGTGGAACAATCAGCTGAAAGTCGGTGCGATATAAAGAATATCAGAAAAGAAATCAATGCTCATCTTGACAGTTTGGAATGCTATTTAAGTATAAAGAGTGATGAAATTGTTGAAGCTGAGAAGGAAAACCTTGACAGTGTATTAAAAgaattagaagaagaaaaaattaagaTGTGTGAACTTCGAAAAAATTTCTCAGAACTAAAAACATTCGGATCTGACTTGCAAGTATATATGTCCAGCAGGAAAGTTGATGAAATAATGCAAGCagctgaagaaaaaaataaatctttaatagGCTTGGAGCGTATGTTCGATTCAAGTTTACAGTTTAAACTACAgccaaatataaaagaaaaattgttcgatcttgtagatgtatttctgaaaaaagaaaagtGTTCCTTTACCTTAGAATCATCTGACCTTAATTACAGATGTTTTCAAGTTGATAGGGCATAA
- the LOC139527519 gene encoding uncharacterized protein — protein MASKSPDMFCGTCSRRSKSTKAIKYCTDCEDAMCLECLDVHGSIKSCASHHVIDVNVIDGNPFIVNKSCDVHPDMVLELFCSDHDALCCRSCMASDHRSCDKLLPIEVAAKGVKSSTMFEDINTDVRFLKTAVNELADKKRKGMVRLNNSKDIAQQKVKTLTGQLQKRIQEMKAALMSEIDKMYTNLSKESSDDLEKICDRQKEIQNISEQFESITKHGSESQIFMFINSIKKELNCQANDFQVLLSSQKDISISFKESDLLSVVKSFGFIEVKKSSLDIKYQPFNVQQAQNLQQQRKMPIQFKLDVKFQAAGAIIAGIGVTKDNRLFLCNYTGSDLYVMSDKGQQLATIQMDGYQWGIVMEEDTNSAWVTLPDIQSVQAVDVVTMKKKGQLIKSPGRCLGIALIDDQIAVGSYGKIYIMSKTGEIKKTLDVGGSEVHSISVGQTHQLYYAQANIEKSTPKSVGLDGTVTSFSAENLNGLIGVEHDRIGNAYLLEYHVANLKLFSFEDKSIKTILTKKDGLNYPYGFASSKDSSKLFISNYCTKEILTFLRA, from the coding sequence ATGGCTTCTAAATCCCCAGACATGTTCTGTGGAACCTGTTCCAGACGAAGTAAATCCACAAAAGCTATAAAGTACTGTACAGACTGCGAGGATGCCATGTGTTTAGAATGTTTAGATGTTCACGGAAGCATTAAATCATGTGCATCCCATCATGTTATTGATGTCAACGTGATTGACGGAAATCCATTCATTGTCAATAAATCATGCGATGTTCATCCGGATATGGTTTTAGAATTATTTTGCTCTGACCATGATGCACTGTGCTGTCGGTCATGCATGGCAAGTGACCATCGGTCATGTGATAAACTACTGCCAATTGAAGTAGCTGCAAAAGGAGTCAAAAGTTCAACCATGTTTGAGGATATAAACACGGATGTGCGTTTTCTTAAAACCGCTGTTAACGAGCTGGCAGATAAAAAGAGAAAGGGCATGGTTCGTCTTAATAATAGTAAGGATATTGCTCAGCAAAAAGTTAAAACCTTGACGGGACAATTGCAGAAGCGTATTCAAGAAATGAAAGCAGCTCTAATGTCTGAAATTGACAAAATGTATACAAACCTGTCAAAAGAATCAAGTGACGACCTTGAAAAAATATGCGATCGACAAAAAGAGATACAAAATATTTCTGAACAGTTTGAATCCATCACAAAACATGGATCAGAAAGTCAAATATTTATGTTCATTAATAGTATCAAAAAAGAATTGAATTGTCAGGCAAATGATTTTCAAGTACTGTTATCATCCCAAAAAGATATATCTATTTCGTTTAAAGAATCCGATTTATTGTCCGTTGTGAAATCATTTGGTTTCATTGAAGTAAAGAAGTCTTCCCTTGATATCAAATACCAACCGTTTAATGTTCAACAAGCACAAAACCTACAGCAGCAGAGAAAGATGCCAATACAATTTAAACTTGATGTTAAATTCCAAGCAGCGGGTGCAATTATTGCCGGTATAGGTGTGACAAAAGACAATAGATTATTTCTGTGTAATTATACCGGTAGCGATTTATATGTTATGTCAGACAAAGGTCAACAGCTGGCAACTATTCAAATGGACGGGTACCAGTGGGGGATAGTTATGGAAGAAGACACGAATTCAGCATGGGTCACACTACCAGATATACAGTCCGTCCAGGCAGTAGATGTCGTTACAATGAAGAAGAAAGGACAACTGATCAAATCACCAGGACGATGTCTTGGTATTGCACTTATTGACGATCAAATTGCTGTAGGTAGTTACGGCAAAATATACATTATGAGCAAAACCGGTGAGATAAAGAAGACACTTGATGTTGGAGGCAGCGAGGTACACTCAATATCAGTTGGACAAACACATCAACTTTATTATGCTCAGGCTAATATAGAAAAATCCACACCGAAAAGCGTAGGATTAGATGGAACAGTTACTTCTTTCTCTGCTGAAAATCTAAACGGCCTGATTGGTGTTGAACACGACAGAATAGGAAATGCATATTTACTAGAATACCATGTAGCAAATTTAAAACTGTTTTCGTTTGAAGATAAATCTATTAAAACTATTCTCACAAAAAAGGATGGACTGAATTATCCATATGGCTTTGCTTCCAGTAAAGATTCTTCTAAactgtttatttcaaattattgtaCGAAAGAGATTTTGACATTTCTGCGCGCATAA